A segment of the Cloacibacillus sp. genome:
TATCCACCATTTTCTTGTATTCTTCACAGGGCATATTCTTTATCTTTAATATTGCTAAAGCCAAACATTCCGCCGTATTTTCAGACAGAGAGATGCCGCATTGATAGCGGTCAATTATGCAGTAGCCCATTTTTACCGTGGAAATCACAGGCTTTTTGCTGGCCATGTATTCAAACAGTTTATTGGAGCTGTTGCCCCTGCCCCAGTTAAACTTTGTTTGTGAATAATTTAGAATGTTAACGGATGACTTTGATAAGATGTACGGGATGTACTTCTTTTCTACAAAGCCCTTAAAAATGACGTTGTCTATTTTTTCGTCCACGACACGTTTTTTGAGACGTTCAAGGTCACTGCCGTCGCCATAGATGAGAATTTTTATGTTGGGGGCGTCTTTTTTTATAATCTTTGCCGCGTCCACAATACATTCAACGTTGTTTACCGGCCTTATGGCGCCGGCATACACCACCTTAAATGACGCGTCATTAAGGTCATTGTCATGCAGAACGTTTTCTTCCATGTTTTGATAAAAGGACTGCAGGTTGACGCCATTGTTTATATAATGACATTTATGCAGGTCGACAGGGCCGCCGTGATTTTCATCCCAACCCATTTCTTTTATATAATCAACATCTCCCTCTTTCGTGAAGATGATGGCGTCTGCGTTTTTGTATATCCATTTTTCTCCTGCAAGAAGTATTTTGCCGGGAAGGCTTTCTTTTTTCAGTTTGCCAAAGGAGAAGATAGCTTCGGGCCACAAGTCCCTGATCTCCGCTACGCAGGGGACGGAGAATTTCCTTGCAATCAGAATACCAGCTACACATGTCAAAGGATGTACGCTTGAAGCCAAAATAACATCTGGAGTACCAAAACGAGAGGCAACAGGCTTAACGATTCGTAATAAATTGAAAAAAAACGACATCATGTTCTTTATTCGCGAAAATCCGTTTCCTTTATTATATGGAGATGTTTTTACATATACAAAGGGAACTTTTTCAGAATTCTCTATTATATATTTGCCCTGCTCAATCTTAACATCATTGCCGTTAAAATGAGATACATTTGACGCAAAGACAATTGAAGCAAAACCTGCTTTTTCCAGACCTAAAGCAAAGTAAAAATGTCTTAGTGAAGGTCCTTGTGAAGGAGTATTAGCATAATGGTTAAAAATCCAGATGTTTTTCATCACTTTATTTTTCTGGCAGGCACACCAACATATGTGCCAGGGATTCGCA
Coding sequences within it:
- a CDS encoding glycosyltransferase family 4 protein, with amino-acid sequence MKNIWIFNHYANTPSQGPSLRHFYFALGLEKAGFASIVFASNVSHFNGNDVKIEQGKYIIENSEKVPFVYVKTSPYNKGNGFSRIKNMMSFFFNLLRIVKPVASRFGTPDVILASSVHPLTCVAGILIARKFSVPCVAEIRDLWPEAIFSFGKLKKESLPGKILLAGEKWIYKNADAIIFTKEGDVDYIKEMGWDENHGGPVDLHKCHYINNGVNLQSFYQNMEENVLHDNDLNDASFKVVYAGAIRPVNNVECIVDAAKIIKKDAPNIKILIYGDGSDLERLKKRVVDEKIDNVIFKGFVEKKYIPYILSKSSVNILNYSQTKFNWGRGNSSNKLFEYMASKKPVISTVKMGYCIIDRYQCGISLSENTAECLALAILKIKNMPCEEYKKMVDNAGLGAQDFDFSVLTGKLIKVFESVGVTVR